Genomic segment of Oncorhynchus nerka isolate Pitt River linkage group LG10, Oner_Uvic_2.0, whole genome shotgun sequence:
ACACAAAGGCAGAAGCCATACAGTAACTCTATTATGACTCTACACATAGGCCGACACTAGTTTATTCTACTTTTGCTGACAACAGTTGTAAACAATAGTCAGACGTTGCCTTTGTTATTGTCTGCGACTGACTGCATTAACCCTATCAAAATAGATTAGAGAGTCTGTATCTGATTGAGCTTATGGTCCAGGCATTTGAACTGCTGCTTGGTTCTGGACTACAGCTTGACTAATGGGAGCATACCGCATAGGGGCTCTATTGATTCAGTCCGTCTACACAGCATCACCAGAGTGGACATTACTGTAAAGAGAAGATTCAGCTGTCTCCCAATATCCAAATTaacctgtaatgtgtgtgtgtgtgtgcatggatatTGTGTGATAATTGGGAATTTCTTTCACAAATGAAATCTATAGCAGCCTATAATAGTGAAATCTAAATAGGCACACTTCCAACATTTTATTTCACGTCAATCATTATAATGTTTTTTCATAACCCTATAATCAAAAGCCATGTAAACTGGTACAAATGACATAGTTGTTTTGTAATTGTTTGTGTACATTGTGAGTTGCACTCACAATTGTCTGTCGGTATACAATGCCTGTTTTGGTTGTTGGCTGCTCATTGTTGCGATACACACGCCTGGGGCTTGGTTCACTCAGACACCCCATTTAGGTTTGAGTTATAATTAGTCACCTCTGAATAtgcacatttttatttgtcaaaagtCAACTATCATTTTATTTAGTTTGAGTATAACGTTCagctcacacaccctctctgtaTCAGACCATTTACACTAGAAAGCACTGCTTTATTACTCTACCTATACAAACATGCACAGGGCATAGATAAACATAGAGTTGGAGTCCTGCTTCCCATCAGGCAACCGCTTGACTCTTCTAGAGTCTTCTCTGTGAGTGGAGGGGACGGGGAGGGGGGGGTGGACGGGTCATATTGCTGGCTGAAGGAAATATGATGCCGAAGGGTGGGGCTGTACCACAGATCTTCCCACTCCCTCCTCTTGGATGACTGCATATCATCTGTCTGGCTCCCCCACTAACCCCCACTCAACAGTGTAGATTATCAGGGCTGTTGTTGGTCTTTTTAACACCTCAGCATTATCATCTGTGGAAATAGTCAACAATATACCCACACTCTTCATGTAGCTACAGCAGCATCAGGCAAAGGTGGCAGCAAAAGAAAACAGCACACCAGTTTACCAAGCCAACAATTTGGCAGCAGTAAATCCAAAATGGTATCAGAGTAACTAAAGGCCATTAAAGCAAGGGCTAGAGGAGGGTGGTTGACCTATAACTCATGGCAGCACAGGGTGTAACGTAATGTCAGGGGTGAGGTCTATGCTCAATTAAGTGAGTTCTATGCTCAATGAAGGCAATTTATGTGTAGTCTAATATCAGGTCTTTCTACAGACTTTGATaaacagcctggtctcatagactagacgtaacatagtaaatgtaaatctgggacactcaaattagtatatgttacatttggtatgttTACATAAGACAGACGTTGGTTGAtcggggtggatgggtgggcATATGACGCATACGTTTAGCAACCCAAAAGTTATGTGTTTGAATCTCACcacagacaactttagcattttagctaattacaactacttagcatgttagctaacccttcccctatcaCTTTAAgataacccttcccttaaccctttgaTTTAACTCCtcatcttaaccctaacccctagcctagctaactttagccagcTAGCTGACGCTAGCCAACTAACCACCTAGAATtcatttttgcaaatttgtaacatattataCATTTAGAACATTCTTAATATATTGTACTTTTTGTAAATTCGTACCATATAATACAATTGTAATTTGTAGCATATCAtgcgaaatgggtgatggacatccacaaattaatacataccataccatacgaaacataacatatcatactcaaTGGAACATCTCGGCTTTCGAACAGAATAATaaaaaatgctctgagaccaggttgtgaTAAATGATAGATAAGCAAGTTATTCAATGTCTCAGGTGCAGAACATTGACTTTGGCAGGACGAACAGCCTCAGCCATATGCAGCACTAAGCGGAGGTAAGGGATATGTGGTGAGAAACAAGTACATTTTGTTAATGACCAACAAAGCGTTTAGCCTCCTGTTTACATCAGCACATTTAAAATAATACCACCCCCCATGCTGTATTGCAATTCCAATAGACCATTTGATCTATTCAAATTATCCCGGCGCAGTGGTGACACTGTCCTCCTAAGAATCTGCGAAATGCATACCACCTCCTAACGCTGCCACACGCTGTCGCTGGCTGCCACTGCAAGGCATGCCAATTTCCTTTTTCAATACTGTCACCCAACCCAATCAGGCTACTCCTCTCATAATAAACCGAGTGCTCCTCTTCAATGACCGATGTTGCTTTCCCAACGAAATGATGAGGAATAGAAGATAATCAAGCTCTCCTCCTAAAACTGCTGGATTACAGGATATTAAAcgataaaaaaaagtttttaactGAAAGGGATATCACACCTGCCAACGCTTACCGGATACCCTGGTACCTGGAATTCGCCGCCACGTAATTAGTTCGGACCGAAGTTTATTTTAGTGTGATGAAACGGATCTCCTATTTGTCAGGGAAAGTCTGAAATATATTACAGGAAAAACATAAATGAAATAAGAAATAATTGATGTTCGTATAACAAGGGTCTGTAGCCTAGTCTTCGAGGGAAAGGTGCTTTCTCCCAAAGAACCAACAGTCCAGGTAAATGTAGGCTATGCCATTTTTATTTTCTCAAAAGGCAAGTTAGATTCACACAATTTTCAACCTGGTCTCAAAGCAAAACATATTATATTTGACTAAAATCCGTGCGACTCCATGTAGTATGATATTGTAGCGACCCAGGTTTATAAGCCCAGATATCTACTCTGCCATTACAATATGTTACTTTACATTAGgttacattacattggtcatagtGGTCATACAATATAATATGAATTGTAGGACGTATAGTATCCTACATCTTGAATATTTAGTATGATATATTATGTTCTACTGCTTTAGTATGATATGCTACATTCAACTGCTTTGGTAGGATATATAAAGCTTGACTGCTCTAGTACGATATATTACATTTGACTGCTTTAGTATGATATGCTACATTAGGCTAGGGGTTATCTtaaagagttagggttagctaccatgctaagtagttgaaaagtagcTAAAAGTAGTAATTAGTTacaaaatgtatgatatgttacgaattctagctaggtggttaggtggctaacgctaaagttagctaggctagggattAGAGATAAGTTTAGGAGTCAGGTTAAAGGGTTAAAGTAATGTGTTTATTGGTATGCGGTATCCCATTCCTTTAGAATATTAAATTGAAACATTGATTTGTCATATTTagttaataaaaaatatatacatttttgttCAGCCTTCCCTTTAAAATGTGACTATAGTCTACAGTTATTTTAAGTTCACTTATTAAGAAATAAAATATTGTAGGTAGTCAATATTTAGACTGTTGAAGAGCTGGGCTATATTTGAAGTAGTATGTCAGATGACAAAGCCAACACTGGCAGTCATTCCAACAATGCACGTTCCATCTCCCCATATGATAGGCGTGCTTGGAGAACCGGGTTTAGTTGGCCCAGATAGGTCTTCCCTAGGGACATGGTGGCCTTATTTCTAAAAGCCAATTTTATAATAGAGGAAAGTAATTGTATTGTAAAACTTGTTAAAATCAAAAGCTATTTTAATTGATTCCATTAGCGACCTAAAAAATGGGTTTATTAAATCTCTTGTCACTTTCATGAGGCAGATGTTGGTCTAGTAGGCATATCCCtagttggtttgtgtgtgtgtgtgtgtgtgtgtgtgtgtgtgtgtgtgtgtgtgtgtgtgtgtgtgtgtgtgtgtgtgtgtgtgtgtgtgtgtgtgtgtgtgtgtgtgtgtgcgcgcgtgcatgCGCATGTGCTGTCAATGTGAGGGTGTTAATGCAAGTAATGAGTACCTTTCAGATAGCTTAaccttgatgtcttcattatgaTGAACAACTGTCTGTGGGACGTCAATACAACGGTTTCCTTTAACTCCATCAATTAGACCGTCTAAGAGAGTACTCAAGACAAATGTGATTGATTATTGGCACCCAGATATACCCTTCATCTGGTGTGCCAGTCAGTCCCTGAATCAGTCAGCAAATGTAAGATGTTGTGTAACACCGTCCATATTACTGAAGCACTTCACTGAATGAAGAATGAAGACCACTCTCCACACACCATTACCACACCCAGAGAACAGCTATTAATAGTTTGACTGTGTCTTTTTTACTGTTGCAGGTTTTTTTTTGCACAGGACCTTCAAGTGGATCCGTGAACAGTCAGAATGAAATGGGAGAAGTTTAAGCCTCCAGAGCCAGATGATCCCATGTGCTGTTGTGAGTGTGATGTAGACCCACATGGATGCTGCTGTGACTGTGACGATCTGGATGAAGCTTGCAGCAGGTGAGGGGTGgtggaatgaggaggaggatcATGGCAGGACTCAGCAGTCCACATTCAGGTCTaaccccctgtcctctctgtgttcccctctctgtcatccctaACCTCATGTCTTTTCCAGGTGGCTAAAGGGGGAGCCTCAGAAACCTGACTGTGTGTTGCCTGTGTTTGGCGCAGTGATGGACCGGCTGAGGGTGAGACTGTTACCAGGGGACAGGCGGGTGGAGCTCTCCatggtcccagctctagtgtTGCTTCCTCTGCTATTGCGTCTGGCAGCCCTGCACTTCCTGTTGGGCTTGGTCATTCTAACagccctgcctggcctggtgcTGTTGTACTACTACGCCACACACCGGAAGAAGGGCCGCACCCTCTTCTTCCTCAGCCTGGCGCTCTTCTCCCTAGCCTACATGTACTTCCTCTTTGTCACAGAGATCTTACCTCGTGGGGATGTAAGTCACCTGCAGCTTGTGACCGTGACAACGGGTGTGGTTCTCACTCTCATCTCCCTTGTGCGCACTAAGAGGGGGCCAGGCTTTGTGCAGCCTTCCCTAGCTGCCATACACAGCACCAATCAAAGCCAACTGCCTGACAAACACTCTGCCTCTCAGAATGAAGTGGACCAGTCGATGATGCCAGCATCCCCAGCCAAACCAGTGGAACAGCAGACACAGTCCCTGACAGCGAAGGGGGGCACTTGTCCTCTGTGCAAAGTGGTGCGTCCCCCGCGGGCGGGGCATTGCCGGATCTGTGGAGGCTGTGTCCAGCGCCTGGACCACCACTGTATCTGGTGGGTTTCATTAAACATCTTTGTCTGTTGTGGAGGACGTGAGTATTATTATGCTATTATTTGTGCAACAACAGGATGACTTGTAAAAAATAGCTTTCTGCAACACGAAGGTGATAAAACCTTATCATATCTGCCTACATTTCCCTACTACAAAAACACACAATATTTTAATCTCTCAGACCCTCACACTTATATCCGCTCAACAATACTCTTCTACACATAATCATGATCTCACTAAGTGTCACACTGTCAGGCCAAGAAGACGTCACTAAAGCAGACCAGGCTGTAGAGACATGTGCAGGGCCCACAGGGGTTCACCCTTCAGCAGGGTGAGGCGACCTCAAACCAGGACAATCTGTTACTTATGGCATTTAGATAGATACACAACCAGATACACAACCAGACACAGAGTATGTGCTCATTACCTCACATTCATACTAATTGTGCTTTCACATGCTACCACAGCAGAAGTTGGTCATTTCAACTGAGGGTGTATTGTCTGTGTTGTGTCTGTCACTGCGGAGGCAGGATAAACAGCTGTGTCGGCAAGGCCAATCATCGCAACTTCCTGCTGACCCTGCTCCTCTTTCTGTTGACCTCTCTGTATGGGATCAGTTTGGTACTGCGGAGCGTGTGTCCCCGACAGAACCTACTCACCGCCCTGCTCTACTGCCCTGGTGTCTACAATCAGTACAGGTACACTACGGTACCTGGTATTTGCTTAAAAATTGTACATGCAAACAAAATGACAATTCATCATTTATTTTGGTTTATTTGGGATTCATTGAAACAAGCACCACGTCATTGCCTACTATTAGGCACCAGGTACCCATTGGGCAAAAACTggctgaatcaacgttgtttcaaccaaAATGTTCTGTGTCCAGTGGCTAGTTACCAACTGTTTTGAGTTACTTGAAATAAGTACTAAAAGATTTAGTTTAAAAAATCTTTTAACTTAAACCAACTGAAATAGAACTGAAAGTGTTATGTTGTTTTGGAAGTGTAACTATGCGGATGTCTTTACAGCTCAGCCCTGTGCTTCACCTGTGCTTGGTACAGCAGTATTGTCACAGGAGGTCTGCTGCACCTGCTGATGCTGCAAATGATCAATATCAGCTACAATTTGACGGAGCGGGAGGCACAACTTGCTCTGCGGAAGAAAAATGGCCAGAGTCGTCTGCGTGGCCTCGTTGTCGACACAGGGGTCTACTCACGTGGCTTCTGGCAGAACTGGGCTGAATTCCTGACCATGGGAGGACCTGCAGATAGACACCCCTCTGCCCTCACTGACTTGGTTTAGCCTTGGCTTAACACCATGCCACTCTGCTCAACTAgttcaacactgctgggtttcaaCTGGAAACGCCTTTCCTCTACCATGCTGGTGGGCTTTGTGGGACTGTTAAGCATCTCTGAACTTTCAACTGCCCTTGGGTCACGCAAACTTATTGCAACTCAGAGATGTTCGTTTTTAATCGTTAAATAGACCTCTATATTCCGAACACTTGGGTAGAGACAATAACCATGTTCCTCCAGGTTGTCATGGATACGACTATTAGTATTAGTTATAACATGGTGTAAATATAAAGGGCTGCTCTGCATATTTAATAAAGTTTTAACCTCTGACAAATATGTTAGATTTTCCAAAAGGATGTAAAGATTCTTAACCATGACATACTAAATAGCAATGGATGAATGAACATGCATGACTTAGAGAACATGTTTATGACACTGTAAACTACGCATTGACATTTAGTGTGCCTGACCATAAGGTGACACAGGCAAAGATTACTTTAAAGGGAAGAAAGCTGTGACAGACATGAGCCTCCTCTCACCCACATACTCTTTGTAGTTCAATTTGATATTAAGTTTGCATGTACAGTAAATGTCTTCTATTTCAactatcctgtttactgtagaaGACTAAGAATCATTTTCCTTTGTGTCTTGTttatcatgccaataaagcatatCAAATCCAACTGATGAGAGTGAGAGACAATGCTGGTTAGGGGGCCAACCTTTACGCAAGTAGGCCAGGGCTTCTGGGTTTACTAAGAAAGTGGCTAGAGAGCTCAGGAGGCCTCATCTGTGGCATCACCGCAACAAACCTACAGAATGAGAGAACTTGGTTACTGTTGAAGATATGCACATGCTCTGTCCCTCTCATAAACTCAAATTCTTATTTGCTGGTGTGCCTTCTGTTTCTTGGTTTTAAATCCTCCACTTAATCTTCGGCGTTGAATCTGTCATTTCCTGTCAGTGCATATTGTTCAGAGACGTTCTCAATCACCCTCAACATTGATGTAGTTCAGATCACAAGTGTCATTATGAACAAGTCTCTGCTCGTCCACTTCTGGTCCACTGCACCAGGGGTCGTCCTGATCCTCTGCTCTGGTAAGAGACCGAAATTCCAACTTGAGAGACTCAGTGTTGATAAATGTGTTATAAGACATGTTGTGTAAGGACATTC
This window contains:
- the LOC115135538 gene encoding palmitoyltransferase ZDHHC23-A-like isoform X2, coding for MKWEKFKPPEPDDPMCCCECDVDPHGCCCDCDDLDEACSRWLKGEPQKPDCVLPVFGAVMDRLRVRLLPGDRRVELSMVPALVLLPLLLRLAALHFLLGLVILTALPGLVLLYYYATHRKKGRTLFFLSLALFSLAYMYFLFVTEILPRGDVSHLQLVTVTTGVVLTLISLVRTKRGPGFVQPSLAAIHSTNQSQLPDKHSASQNEVDQSMMPASPAKPVEQQTQSLTAKGGTCPLCKVVRPPRAGHCRICGGCVQRLDHHCICLVLRSVCPRQNLLTALLYCPGVYNQYSSALCFTCAWYSSIVTGGLLHLLMLQMINISYNLTEREAQLALRKKNGQSRLRGLVVDTGVYSRGFWQNWAEFLTMGGPADRHPSALTDLV
- the LOC115135538 gene encoding palmitoyltransferase ZDHHC23-A-like isoform X1; this translates as MKWEKFKPPEPDDPMCCCECDVDPHGCCCDCDDLDEACSRWLKGEPQKPDCVLPVFGAVMDRLRVRLLPGDRRVELSMVPALVLLPLLLRLAALHFLLGLVILTALPGLVLLYYYATHRKKGRTLFFLSLALFSLAYMYFLFVTEILPRGDVSHLQLVTVTTGVVLTLISLVRTKRGPGFVQPSLAAIHSTNQSQLPDKHSASQNEVDQSMMPASPAKPVEQQTQSLTAKGGTCPLCKVVRPPRAGHCRICGGCVQRLDHHCIWINSCVGKANHRNFLLTLLLFLLTSLYGISLVLRSVCPRQNLLTALLYCPGVYNQYSSALCFTCAWYSSIVTGGLLHLLMLQMINISYNLTEREAQLALRKKNGQSRLRGLVVDTGVYSRGFWQNWAEFLTMGGPADRHPSALTDLV